From one Anopheles cruzii chromosome 3, idAnoCruzAS_RS32_06, whole genome shotgun sequence genomic stretch:
- the LOC128270987 gene encoding rab3 GTPase-activating protein catalytic subunit, whose amino-acid sequence MCGSVALQQFIASQIDVRDGYSTPMVASGFPDSRTCLLHQKLQMLNVCMERRALREGGLPFSMRTSEAGAAGGGGESDEEFFDCWEEEQRAAAAAAAAGEPVGRLSRLGRMLLVGSDEPLYIPVTQEPVPKTEDQLEDDAEVLLKLGPDSELRTQMMSASLLSDAESFKAANPAAQLEDFIRWYSPRDWIEDEPIDEQDPFGRRGHLSARMQIPGNTWRTVWDSARPVPARRQKRLFDDTKEAEKVLHFLESRAIGQIAELTVATLFHVALDTAKLEAATARGAIPRYEETVERLTTTCCRLSRENWSNGGGTGGGGTGMPRVVSSRTKYELLLGELLQLESSVTQVRSLARKLTDSSESFASDDERQLVQGLLLGDETELLEGAASEIAARLLTMFAEAKRAANEAGTETTNAGGNVCLPDPVEKQFTLRLCGNTVSKGPGTPQFLRAILMPQEFRLCGAFSRNTTFY is encoded by the exons ATGTGTGGCTCGGTGGCTCTACAACAGTTCATCGCCTCTCAAATCGATGTTAGAGATGGTTACAGTACACCAAT GGTGGCCAGTGGATTCCCGGACTCACGGACCTGCCTGCTGCACCAGAAGCTGCAGATGCTGAACGTGTGCATGGAGCGGCGTGCGTTGCGCGAAGGAGGCCTCCCATTCTCGATGAGGACCTCCGAGGCCggagcagccggcggcggtggtgagtCTGACGAGGAATTCTTCGACTGCTGGGAGGAAGAgcagcgggcggcggcggcagcagcggctgcCGGTGAACCCGTGGGCCGCCTGTCCCGGCTCGGGCGCATGCTGCTGGTCGGTTCGGACGAACCCCTGTACATTCCGGTCACGCAGGAGCCCGTCCCGAAGACGGAGGATCAGCTCGAGGACGACGCCGAGGTGCTGCTGAAGCTCGGACCGGACAGCGAGTTGCGGACGCAGATGATGAGTGCTTCGTTGCTGTCCGACGCCGAAAGCTTCAAGGCGGCCAATCCGGCCGCCCAGCTGGAGGACTTCATTCGATGGTATAGTCCGCGCGACTGGATCGAGGACGAGCCGATCGATGAGCAGGATCCGTTCGGACGGCGCGGCCACCTGAGCGCCCGCATGCAGATCCCCGGAAACACGTGGCGCACCGTCTGGGACAGTGCCCGGCCCGTGCCGGCCCGCCGCCAGAAGCGCCTGTTCGACGACACGAAGGAAGCGGAGAAGGTGCTCCACTTTCTCGAGTCCCGCGCCATCGGCCAGATCGCGGAACTCACGGTGGCCACCCTGTTTCACGTGGCGCTCGATACGGCCAAACTGGAAGCGGCCACGGCGCGTGGAGCTATCCCGCGCTACGAAGAGACGGTCGAACGGCTGACCACCACCTGCTGTCGGTTGTCGCGCGAAAATTGGTCCAACGGTGGaggcaccggtggcggcggcaccggaatgCCGCGGGTGGTCAGCTCGCGGACCAAGTACGAGTTGCTACTCggcgagctgctgcagctcgaAAGCAGCGTTACGCAGGTCCGCAGTCTGGCGCGAAAGCTCACGGATTCGAGCGAAAGCTTCGCTTCGGACGACGAGCGCCAACTCGTCCAGGGCTTGCTGCTGGGCGATGAAACCGAGCTCCTAGAGGGCGCTGCAAGCGAGATTGCCGCCCGGCTGCTGACGATGTTTGCCGAGGCGAAGCGGGCCGCCAACGAGGCGGGAACCGAGACGACCAACGCCGGTGGGAATGTG TGCCTTCCGGATCCGGTCGAGAAGCAGTTTACGTTGCGGCTGTGTGGCAACACCGTCAGCAAGGGACCCGGAACGCCACAGTTTTTGAG AGCGATCCTGATGCCACAAGAATTCCGTTTGTGTGGTGCGTTCAGCCGCAACACTACTTTCTACTGA